One Candidatus Roseilinea sp. genomic region harbors:
- a CDS encoding hypothetical protein (possible pseudo, frameshifted), protein MRPSPVRLEPAHLTDALRRAKIMHLAPVCDEVSPAFTAEAPADVFVGVTPQGWLRRWDETGRVFTKPWDAAPQVLARADATVISIDDVAGDWRLALTWAAQARLFVVTLSAEGCMVFLEGRPHHIPAPQVEEVDPTGAGDIFAATLFISLQRGQDPLEAAAFANCVAAQSVTRKRLAGLPTPEDLELCSTITQRKA, encoded by the coding sequence GTGCGCCCCAGCCCGGTGCGGCTGGAGCCGGCCCACCTCACCGACGCGCTGCGGCGCGCAAAAATCATGCATCTCGCACCGGTGTGCGACGAAGTCAGTCCGGCATTCACAGCCGAGGCGCCCGCCGATGTGTTCGTCGGCGTGACGCCGCAGGGCTGGTTGCGCCGCTGGGACGAGACCGGCCGCGTCTTCACGAAACCCTGGGACGCCGCGCCGCAAGTCCTGGCGCGCGCCGATGCCACGGTGATCAGCATTGACGACGTGGCCGGCGATTGGCGGCTGGCGCTCACCTGGGCTGCCCAGGCCCGGCTTTTCGTCGTCACCCTGAGCGCAGAGGGGTGCATGGTGTTCCTCGAAGGCCGACCGCACCACATTCCGGCCCCCCAAGTTGAGGAAGTAGACCCCACGGGTGCAGGGGATATCTTCGCAGCGACGCTGTTCATCTCGTTGCAACGCGGGCAAGACCCGCTCGAAGCGGCTGCGTTCGCCAACTGCGTCGCCGCTCAATCCGTCACGCGCAAGCGACTGGCCGGCTTGCCCACTCCCGAAGACCTTGAGCTTTGCAGTACAATCACCCAGCGTAAAGCGTAG
- the soj gene encoding sporulation initiation inhibitor Soj: protein MTRIYAIANQKGGVGKTTTAVNLSAYLALAGRRILLVDMDPQCNAGSSLGLDKHKVAASSYEVLLGNVTPAKATLKNARLNLSVIPASPALAAAEIELVGELAREYRLRQALAAEASKYDYVLIDCPPSLGLLTVNALTAADGVLIPVQCEYLALEGLSQLTRTVQLVRQRLNPQLEIRGLIMTMYDARTALSQQVVAEVEKFFAGKVFRARIPRNVRLSEAPSHGQPIITYAPSSPGGQAYKGLAEELMAQDEAATANVPTTNAADAPAPDGAAALQTADTP, encoded by the coding sequence ATGACTCGCATCTACGCGATCGCCAACCAGAAAGGCGGCGTGGGCAAGACCACGACAGCGGTTAACCTCAGCGCCTATCTCGCGCTGGCTGGCCGGCGCATCTTGCTGGTGGATATGGACCCACAATGCAACGCCGGCAGCAGCCTGGGCCTGGATAAGCACAAGGTGGCCGCCTCTTCTTACGAGGTGTTGCTGGGCAACGTCACACCGGCGAAGGCCACGCTGAAGAATGCGCGGCTGAATCTATCGGTCATACCGGCCTCGCCGGCGCTGGCGGCGGCGGAGATTGAGCTGGTGGGGGAACTGGCGCGCGAATATCGGCTGCGGCAGGCGCTCGCGGCCGAGGCCAGCAAGTACGACTACGTGTTGATTGACTGTCCGCCCTCGCTCGGCTTGCTCACTGTGAATGCGCTCACCGCAGCGGATGGGGTGCTGATCCCGGTGCAATGCGAATACCTCGCCCTGGAGGGGTTATCGCAACTGACCCGCACCGTGCAACTGGTGCGTCAGCGGCTGAACCCTCAACTCGAAATTCGTGGGTTGATCATGACGATGTATGACGCGCGCACGGCGCTTTCGCAGCAGGTGGTGGCCGAGGTGGAGAAATTCTTCGCCGGCAAGGTGTTTCGCGCGCGCATTCCGCGCAATGTGCGCTTAAGCGAAGCGCCCAGCCATGGCCAGCCAATCATAACCTATGCGCCGTCGTCGCCCGGTGGTCAGGCCTATAAGGGCCTGGCCGAAGAGTTGATGGCGCAGGACGAAGCGGCGACGGCGAATGTGCCGACGACCAACGCGGCCGATGCGCCGGCGCCGGACGGCGCAGCCGCGCTCCAGACCGCCGACACTCCTTAA